From a single Nicotiana tomentosiformis chromosome 2, ASM39032v3, whole genome shotgun sequence genomic region:
- the LOC104113616 gene encoding probable prolyl 4-hydroxylase 10 isoform X1: MAVKGRHSRVGPRKSSNSTLIFGGFIMLSFVVLILLAFGIFSIPSSSRGSQKAHDLSSIAHNTVQRGDDDDDDGKGDQWVEVISLEPRAYIYHNFLSKEECEYLISLAKPHMQKSTVVDSATGKSKDSRVRTSSGTFLARGRDKVIRNIEKRIADFTFIPVEHGEGLQVLHYEVGQKYEPHYDYFLDEFNTKNGGQRIATVLMYLSDVEEGGETVFPAAKGNYSAVPWWNELSECGKGGLSVKPKRGDALLFWSMKPDATLDPSSLHGGCPVIKGNKWSSTKWIRVHEYKA, encoded by the exons ATGGCAGTGAAAGGGAGGCATTCCCGAGTTGGGCCTAGGAAATCGTCGAATTCCACTCTAATTTTTGGTGGGTTTATTATGTTATCATTTGTGGTCCTCATTCTTCTCGCTTTCGGCATTTTCTCCATTCCCAGCAGTTCAAGAGGCTCTCAGAAAGCACACGATCTTAGCTCTATAGCACACAATACAGTTCAAAG aggagatgatgatgatgatgatggaaaAGGAGATCAGTGGGTTGAAGTGATTTCTTTGGAACCAAGAGCCTACATTTACCATAACTTTTTG TCCAAGGAGGAATGCGAGTATCTGATTAGTCTTGCCAAGCCTCACATGCAAAAGTCAACTGTTGTAGACAGTGCTACTGGCAAGAGTAAGgacagcag GGTCCGAACCAGTTCAGGAACCTTTCTTGCAAGAGGACGTGATAAAGTGATCAGGAATATTGAGAAAAGGATTGCAGATTTCACCTTCATACCAGTAG AGCATGGGGAAGGTCTTCAAGTTCTCCACTACGAAGTGGGGCAAAAGTATGAACCCCACTATGATTATTTTCTTGATGAGTTTAACACTAAAAATGGAGGTCAACGCATTGCTACAGTTTTAATGTACTT GTCAGATGTTGAAGAAGGAGGTGAAACAGTATTTCCAGCTGCGAAGGGAAATTATAGTGCGGTCCCTTGGTGGAATGAACTATCTGAATGTGGAAAGGGTGGACTTTCAGTAAAACCAAAGAGGGGTGATGCATTGCTTTTCTGGAGCATGAAGCCTGATGCGACTCTAGATCCGTCAAGTTTGCATG GTGGGTGCCCTGTGATTAAAGGCAACAAATGGTCGTCAACAAAATGGATACGCGTCCATGAATACAAAGCTTAA
- the LOC104113616 gene encoding probable prolyl 4-hydroxylase 10 isoform X2, which yields MAVKGRHSRVGPRKSSNSTLIFGGFIMLSFVVLILLAFGIFSIPSSSRGSQKAHDLSSIAHNTYRGDDDDDDGKGDQWVEVISLEPRAYIYHNFLSKEECEYLISLAKPHMQKSTVVDSATGKSKDSRVRTSSGTFLARGRDKVIRNIEKRIADFTFIPVEHGEGLQVLHYEVGQKYEPHYDYFLDEFNTKNGGQRIATVLMYLSDVEEGGETVFPAAKGNYSAVPWWNELSECGKGGLSVKPKRGDALLFWSMKPDATLDPSSLHGGCPVIKGNKWSSTKWIRVHEYKA from the exons ATGGCAGTGAAAGGGAGGCATTCCCGAGTTGGGCCTAGGAAATCGTCGAATTCCACTCTAATTTTTGGTGGGTTTATTATGTTATCATTTGTGGTCCTCATTCTTCTCGCTTTCGGCATTTTCTCCATTCCCAGCAGTTCAAGAGGCTCTCAGAAAGCACACGATCTTAGCTCTATAGCACACAATACA TACAGaggagatgatgatgatgatgatggaaaAGGAGATCAGTGGGTTGAAGTGATTTCTTTGGAACCAAGAGCCTACATTTACCATAACTTTTTG TCCAAGGAGGAATGCGAGTATCTGATTAGTCTTGCCAAGCCTCACATGCAAAAGTCAACTGTTGTAGACAGTGCTACTGGCAAGAGTAAGgacagcag GGTCCGAACCAGTTCAGGAACCTTTCTTGCAAGAGGACGTGATAAAGTGATCAGGAATATTGAGAAAAGGATTGCAGATTTCACCTTCATACCAGTAG AGCATGGGGAAGGTCTTCAAGTTCTCCACTACGAAGTGGGGCAAAAGTATGAACCCCACTATGATTATTTTCTTGATGAGTTTAACACTAAAAATGGAGGTCAACGCATTGCTACAGTTTTAATGTACTT GTCAGATGTTGAAGAAGGAGGTGAAACAGTATTTCCAGCTGCGAAGGGAAATTATAGTGCGGTCCCTTGGTGGAATGAACTATCTGAATGTGGAAAGGGTGGACTTTCAGTAAAACCAAAGAGGGGTGATGCATTGCTTTTCTGGAGCATGAAGCCTGATGCGACTCTAGATCCGTCAAGTTTGCATG GTGGGTGCCCTGTGATTAAAGGCAACAAATGGTCGTCAACAAAATGGATACGCGTCCATGAATACAAAGCTTAA